Within Stella humosa, the genomic segment TACCTAGCAGCAGCGACACGCGGCCGTCATGCCCCGGATGTCACTCGATCGCCGGTCGAATGTCAGTGAGGGCGAAATCGTTGCCCTTGTACAGCAATGGAAGCCCTCGAACCTTCGCCAGCGCGTAGCTGAAAACATCGCCGAAATTTAGCTGGGCGGGATGCCGGCTGCCCCGCCCGAACGCAATGAATGCAGCAAATGCAGCCGCCGTTTCCGGCTCACCCGGCGGAACAACCTCGAAGACCGGCAGCCGGATCAGATCGTCCAGCGCAACGACGGCCCGCTCGCCACGTCGAGCGTGAACGACCATTCTGGCTTCGACGGCAGATACGCTGCTCAGGAGCGCCAGAGGGGTCGAATGAATGGCGGCGACGAACGCCTGCCTCTCAGGCTCTGCAAATATGATCGCCA encodes:
- a CDS encoding type II toxin-antitoxin system VapC family toxin: MIVVDTSALVAIIFAEPERQAFVAAIHSTPLALLSSVSAVEARMVVHARRGERAVVALDDLIRLPVFEVVPPGEPETAAAFAAFIAFGRGSRHPAQLNFGDVFSYALAKVRGLPLLYKGNDFALTDIRPAIE